In Cytophagales bacterium, the genomic stretch GTTACTGCAGAACCAAATTCCCAAAGTAGAATTACATAAAAGCTGATTTTCCATGAAAAAACCTTATCGGTTATATACCTGATCCGGTAAATATATCCGATCCCTCTAAAAATAAAGAGCAAAAAACAGCCTAAAAGCAATAAAATACTTGTATTTTTAAAATAATTTAGATCATTGCTGTTGAACTCAAGGGAAAAGAAAAAAACCGTTACGGCAAGACCCAAGACTACGGGCAAAAGAATTTTACCCGGACTTAAAATTTTGCGTATTTTCTTTTGTTGTGACTGCATTTATAAACACAGATTACCCAGATTATGAACACAGATTATACAGATTTTTATATAATTATACATTAGTTATTTGGTATAGTTATAATCATAGTCATTATCTACTGTCTGCAATCTATTTCCAATATTTCCCTTATTCCCTACTGCTAACTCTACTGCGATATAAATATCGCGCTACAAATTGCATACTGACTACTGCTTACTGCTTACTGCCAACTTCTCCCCCCTGGCTATCCAAAAATTATTATAACCCATCCCTATATGAATTGCGATTTTATTGAGCTGAGAAAGTTCAAGAATAGCCAAAAAATTAAAGATAATTTCTATCCTGTCATTACAATCTTCAATAATTTCTATAAAAGATACTTTTTCTGATTTTTTTAAACGTGAGAGTAAATATTTTTTTTGGTCTTCAATGGTATAGGGGTATTGAACTACGCTATGTGTTGGTTTATTCTTTTCCAACTCATATCTTTTTGTTAGCTTGATGAATACTTTTAATAATTTATACAGGTCAAGGTCTTGTAGTTCAGCTTCAACATTGGTCTTTTCAGCAAGTGATTTAAGTTCAGAAAGGGCATTACCGCGTTTTTCTTTTAGCAATCTTTCCTGTTCAAAGGTTTCCAGCTCACTTGCTACAGATTTATATTTTTTAAATTCCAACAGGCGTTTAGCAAGCTCCTCTCTCGGATCAATTTCATTGCCCTCTTCATCAAGCGCTTTCCTGGGTAAGAGCATCCTGGCCTTAATACGCATTAACGTTGCAGCTACCAGGATAAATTCGCTCGCAACCTCTATATCCATTTCTTCGAGTTGTTGAATATATCCCAAGAAATCATCGGTTATCCGGGCAATTGGTATGTCATGAATATCAAGCTCATCTCTTTGAAT encodes the following:
- a CDS encoding chromosome segregation protein ScpA, which codes for MGFEIKLPLFEGPFDLLLFFIQRDELDIHDIPIARITDDFLGYIQQLEEMDIEVASEFILVAATLMRIKARMLLPRKALDEEGNEIDPREELAKRLLEFKKYKSVASELETFEQERLLKEKRGNALSELKSLAEKTNVEAELQDLDLYKLLKVFIKLTKRYELEKNKPTHSVVQYPYTIEDQKKYLLSRLKKSEKVSFIEIIEDCNDRIEIIFNFLAILELSQLNKIAIHIGMGYNNFWIARGEKLAVSSKQ